In Treponema sp. OMZ 798, the following proteins share a genomic window:
- a CDS encoding MgtC/SapB family protein — protein sequence MDAGVLTDKIIIIRLLLSFLLGCCIGMERSGKRQVAGLRTHILICVGACGMMIISIWLPQVSGKGDTARIAAQVVSGMGFLGAGAILKIGANVKGLTTAASIWVIAGIGLAIGSGLYTAGIVMTVISLLTLSLVNRLELKIFPARQNKLLEIYFHGNKPPMTEIINVLSEYSASIVSTNVRSSKSSKEHSKVVLFINVPKKLNISKMTRDFQEIEEVDTIVLREKIT from the coding sequence ATGGATGCCGGAGTTTTAACAGACAAAATCATTATAATTCGTTTGCTTTTAAGCTTTTTACTCGGTTGTTGTATAGGTATGGAGCGCTCAGGGAAGAGGCAGGTAGCCGGTTTACGTACTCATATTTTGATCTGTGTAGGTGCCTGCGGTATGATGATAATATCCATCTGGCTTCCTCAAGTCAGCGGTAAGGGCGATACGGCCCGAATAGCAGCGCAAGTTGTTTCTGGCATGGGTTTTTTGGGGGCCGGTGCTATTTTAAAGATAGGAGCCAATGTAAAGGGGCTCACAACAGCGGCTTCAATATGGGTAATTGCAGGTATAGGCTTGGCTATAGGAAGCGGACTATATACGGCCGGAATAGTGATGACGGTTATATCCCTTCTGACCCTCTCGCTGGTGAACAGGCTTGAACTTAAAATTTTCCCTGCAAGGCAAAATAAATTATTGGAAATATATTTTCACGGAAATAAACCTCCCATGACGGAGATAATCAATGTTTTATCGGAATACTCCGCATCCATTGTATCTACAAATGTCCGCTCATCAAAATCGTCTAAAGAACATTCCAAGGTTGTTCTTTTTATAAATGTTCCTAAGAAACTGAATATTTCTAAGATGACCAGAGATTTTCAAGAAATCGAAGAAGTTGATACGATTGTATTGAGAGAAAAAATAACTTAA
- the tyrS gene encoding tyrosine--tRNA ligase, with product MNKALKRLQERGFFQQCTDLQALSDRMDKGPISFYIGTDPTGPSLHIGHMVPMFALKHLCREGHKGIVLIGGGTARIGDPSGKTEMRKMLPYDELDKNAASIQRQLEKFLAEDFAQVRFADNKDWIADLNYIDFLRDIGSHFSVNRMLSFEAYKKRMETGLSFLEFNYQLLQSYDFLMLNQNYNVELQLGGDDQWGNMVAGSDLIRRKVSKEVFALTVPLITRSDGQKMGKSEKGALFLDPDMVSPYDFFQYWRNVADADVEKFMLLFTFLSIEEIKTICAGDINKAKERLALEVTAVIHGKEEAEKALEGARAAFSGGGNKEAMPTANLNLAKLNEGIGVLDLFAEAGLASTKSEARRLVEQGGAFINEEKISDIKALIGKDKLDKDNEMILRAGKKRFMRVIFG from the coding sequence ATGAACAAAGCATTAAAAAGATTACAAGAGAGGGGCTTTTTTCAGCAATGCACCGACTTGCAAGCCCTATCAGACAGGATGGACAAGGGGCCGATCAGTTTTTACATAGGAACAGATCCCACAGGACCCAGCTTACACATAGGACACATGGTTCCGATGTTTGCCTTAAAGCATTTATGCCGCGAGGGACACAAGGGCATAGTCTTGATAGGAGGAGGCACAGCCCGCATAGGCGACCCATCGGGCAAGACCGAGATGCGCAAAATGCTTCCGTATGATGAGCTCGATAAAAATGCTGCTTCGATTCAAAGGCAGCTTGAAAAATTTTTAGCCGAAGACTTCGCTCAAGTCCGGTTTGCCGACAATAAGGATTGGATTGCAGACTTAAATTACATCGACTTTTTACGCGATATAGGCTCTCATTTTTCGGTAAACAGGATGCTCAGCTTTGAGGCCTACAAAAAAAGAATGGAAACAGGCCTTTCCTTTTTGGAATTTAACTACCAGCTCTTACAAAGCTACGACTTTTTAATGCTCAATCAAAACTACAATGTAGAGCTCCAATTAGGAGGAGACGACCAATGGGGAAACATGGTTGCAGGAAGCGACCTTATCCGCAGAAAGGTATCTAAGGAAGTTTTTGCCCTCACCGTTCCTCTCATTACAAGGTCTGACGGCCAAAAGATGGGAAAGAGCGAAAAGGGAGCCCTCTTCTTGGATCCGGACATGGTTTCGCCCTACGACTTTTTCCAGTATTGGAGAAATGTTGCCGATGCCGATGTCGAAAAATTCATGCTTCTTTTTACCTTCCTATCTATAGAAGAAATAAAGACTATTTGTGCAGGAGACATAAACAAGGCTAAGGAAAGACTGGCCCTTGAAGTTACAGCCGTCATCCACGGAAAGGAAGAAGCCGAAAAAGCCTTGGAAGGCGCAAGGGCAGCTTTTTCGGGCGGCGGCAATAAAGAAGCCATGCCCACAGCAAATTTAAACCTTGCAAAATTAAACGAAGGAATCGGAGTGCTTGACCTCTTTGCCGAAGCAGGACTTGCCTCAACCAAGAGCGAGGCCCGCCGCCTTGTCGAACAGGGAGGAGCTTTTATAAACGAAGAAAAAATCTCCGACATCAAGGCTTTAATCGGAAAAGATAAACTCGATAAGGACAACGAAATGATTCTGCGTGCCGGAAAAAAACGCTTTATGAGGGTAATTTTCGGCTAA
- the recX gene encoding recombination regulator RecX, which produces MQDEDSSSASVNPFSIADICSTSSDLVKIINSEGVSFVTRPNYFDEDDFDGLVGECGCPISEESLDALLNAVRIYEAECAAAAYLYRAEHSRFQLDLKLRKKGFLASEINPALDYLTGKGLLDDRRFAVAWLNTRVISKKEGRNRLASELALRGVSFKIVEDVLNEFFSEHSEEELCRKALEKQLINGLDKPRLMQKMYRLGFSVSTVNICLEGIENITDSF; this is translated from the coding sequence GTGCAAGACGAAGATTCCAGTTCAGCAAGCGTTAATCCTTTTTCTATTGCGGATATATGCAGCACTTCTTCGGATTTGGTGAAAATCATCAATTCTGAAGGAGTGTCTTTCGTAACAAGGCCTAATTATTTTGATGAAGATGACTTTGACGGTCTTGTTGGTGAATGCGGTTGCCCTATAAGTGAAGAGTCGCTTGATGCTCTTCTTAATGCGGTAAGAATTTATGAGGCTGAGTGTGCCGCTGCAGCCTATTTGTACAGAGCTGAACATTCCCGGTTTCAGTTGGATTTGAAGCTCAGAAAAAAAGGCTTTTTAGCCTCTGAAATTAATCCGGCACTCGATTACCTTACGGGAAAAGGTTTACTTGATGACAGGCGGTTTGCCGTAGCTTGGCTTAACACCAGAGTTATCAGTAAAAAAGAAGGCCGTAATAGATTGGCCTCCGAGCTGGCCCTAAGAGGAGTGAGCTTTAAAATTGTTGAGGATGTGCTTAATGAGTTTTTTTCGGAGCATTCAGAAGAAGAACTTTGCCGAAAAGCTTTGGAAAAACAGCTGATAAATGGATTGGATAAACCTCGGTTGATGCAAAAAATGTATAGACTGGGTTTTTCCGTTAGCACTGTAAATATATGTTTGGAGGGAATTGAAAACATTACCGACTCTTTTTAA
- a CDS encoding alpha-hydroxy-acid oxidizing protein, with product MSINKKYKCRLCKICDGRGCIGELPGMGGVFESSNFILNCADWKSYYTSQSHPLPRLRLAPITGAVENIGYEDERQFYFDLIEASVKAGLALSIGDGYPDLKLFSGIGVLKNAKKKGAVFLKPYPQMKLFERIEASKEVAEIIGVDTDAYNIVTMRNLVHLEKKTAKDLTALKKYAKLPFAVKGVFTSYDIEVIKELKPDIAVISNHGGRIETDRGSVAAFAHAHLKEIKKYTGEVWADGGLRKRDDFIAASSLGIEEVLIGRPCITALLRDRKNGIKNFIDSILSEDLNREASRSS from the coding sequence ATGAGTATAAACAAAAAATATAAGTGCCGATTATGTAAGATCTGTGACGGCAGAGGCTGTATAGGAGAGCTTCCCGGAATGGGCGGAGTCTTTGAGAGCTCTAACTTTATTTTAAACTGTGCCGACTGGAAAAGCTATTATACCTCTCAATCCCATCCTCTGCCGAGGCTGCGGCTTGCTCCGATTACGGGAGCTGTAGAAAATATCGGCTATGAGGACGAAAGGCAGTTTTATTTTGATCTTATCGAAGCTTCGGTTAAGGCCGGCTTGGCTTTGAGCATAGGAGACGGCTATCCCGATTTAAAACTTTTTTCAGGCATTGGAGTTTTAAAAAATGCAAAAAAGAAGGGTGCCGTCTTTTTAAAACCCTACCCGCAAATGAAGCTTTTTGAAAGGATTGAAGCCTCAAAAGAGGTTGCGGAAATTATCGGGGTAGACACGGATGCCTATAACATAGTAACTATGCGGAATCTTGTTCATCTTGAAAAAAAGACTGCAAAAGATTTGACTGCCTTAAAAAAATATGCAAAGCTCCCTTTTGCCGTTAAGGGTGTTTTTACCTCTTATGATATCGAGGTGATAAAAGAACTTAAGCCCGACATTGCCGTAATTTCAAATCACGGGGGACGTATCGAAACCGATAGGGGAAGCGTTGCTGCCTTTGCCCATGCCCATTTAAAGGAAATAAAGAAATATACGGGAGAGGTTTGGGCTGACGGCGGCTTACGAAAAAGAGATGATTTTATCGCAGCTTCATCTTTAGGGATTGAAGAGGTTTTAATAGGCCGGCCCTGCATTACCGCTCTTCTTAGGGATAGGAAAAACGGCATAAAAAATTTTATCGATTCGATTTTAAGTGAAGATTTAAATCGAGAAGCCTCGCGGTCAAGTTAA
- the rplM gene encoding 50S ribosomal protein L13, with product MKTIFLKEHEAPRSWYVIDAAGKPLGRVAAKTAAMLRGKHKVGFAPHQEIGDYVVIINAEKVAVTGNKAKDKMYYTHSGYVGGLKSINFSGLIAKKPAEPLMIAIKGMLPKGPLGRKLLTNVKVYAGPEHPHQAQNPIAVEV from the coding sequence ATGAAAACTATTTTTTTAAAAGAACATGAAGCGCCGCGCTCTTGGTACGTTATTGATGCCGCCGGGAAGCCGCTTGGCCGCGTTGCTGCTAAGACTGCAGCTATGCTGAGAGGAAAGCACAAGGTAGGTTTTGCACCTCATCAGGAAATCGGTGATTATGTCGTTATTATTAATGCCGAAAAAGTAGCCGTAACAGGAAATAAGGCTAAGGATAAGATGTACTATACTCACTCCGGTTATGTAGGCGGCTTAAAGTCCATCAACTTTAGCGGTTTAATCGCTAAAAAACCGGCTGAGCCCTTGATGATTGCAATTAAAGGTATGCTTCCTAAGGGCCCCCTTGGAAGAAAGCTTTTAACGAATGTTAAGGTCTATGCAGGCCCCGAACATCCTCACCAAGCACAGAACCCCATAGCGGTTGAAGTATAA
- the rpsI gene encoding 30S ribosomal protein S9, translating into MKNIGMGTGRRKTSVARVYIRDGKGKLMINDKDINEYFATPEQIQKAKEPLMVTAGESKYDIIITVRGGGLTGQAGACSHGIARALAQVDASNHASLKANGLLTRDSRMVERKKFGQRGARRRFQFSKR; encoded by the coding sequence GTGAAAAATATTGGAATGGGAACAGGCCGACGAAAAACTTCAGTGGCGCGAGTATACATTCGGGATGGTAAAGGTAAGTTAATGATCAATGATAAAGACATTAACGAATACTTTGCTACTCCGGAACAAATCCAAAAAGCAAAAGAACCCTTAATGGTTACTGCGGGTGAATCTAAGTATGATATTATCATCACTGTACGAGGCGGAGGTCTTACAGGCCAAGCCGGTGCGTGCTCTCACGGAATTGCAAGAGCTTTAGCTCAGGTAGATGCATCAAATCATGCATCCCTAAAGGCTAACGGCTTGCTTACACGTGACTCACGAATGGTTGAACGAAAAAAATTCGGTCAGCGCGGTGCAAGACGAAGATTCCAGTTCAGCAAGCGTTAA
- a CDS encoding class II aldolase/adducin family protein, whose protein sequence is MTLDKAKSVIIETGKRLLTSGLTVRTWGNVSVRIDADTFAITPSGYAYEDLKPEHIVVLKINRPESSGPIKPSSERYVHAGLYKADQNIKFIIHTHQKFASAVSGCFSSIPVEDKALSSILGESVPVAKYASSGTKKIARNTVKCLTRPAGAIIMAQHGAVCFGADADEAFKQAEALEELCRNLIFAEVPALALAYRRYEKKTLQPLINFYASCREGDSCTVYDKTTNITICKMDIKSGNITEGLFDFQADLHRRIYDTYPDINFIEQSSMPSAFFVSKKMNIDNCIPAFLDDFAQIAGENIFLFPFFESRAEEMSGEIVDALKNRSCVLINESGALCCVSDKDDIRPLNEILEKNLLAFVLSWKFKNYFPISRRSAQRMRSGYIGEYSKMSLQI, encoded by the coding sequence ATGACCCTTGATAAAGCAAAAAGTGTTATAATAGAGACGGGAAAAAGGCTTTTAACGTCCGGTTTGACGGTACGTACATGGGGAAATGTAAGTGTCCGTATTGATGCCGATACTTTTGCTATCACTCCTTCCGGCTATGCTTATGAAGACTTAAAGCCCGAACACATAGTTGTTCTTAAAATAAACAGGCCTGAAAGCTCAGGGCCTATCAAGCCTTCTTCTGAACGCTATGTTCATGCAGGTCTTTATAAAGCCGATCAAAATATAAAATTTATAATCCATACACATCAAAAATTTGCCTCTGCCGTTTCGGGCTGTTTTTCTTCCATACCTGTGGAGGACAAGGCGTTAAGCTCTATTTTGGGGGAATCCGTACCTGTTGCGAAGTATGCTTCTTCGGGTACAAAAAAAATCGCCCGTAACACCGTAAAATGTTTAACTAGGCCGGCCGGAGCAATAATAATGGCTCAACATGGGGCGGTCTGTTTTGGTGCTGATGCAGATGAAGCTTTTAAGCAAGCTGAGGCTTTGGAAGAACTTTGCCGTAATTTGATTTTTGCTGAAGTTCCAGCCCTGGCCCTTGCTTACCGCCGGTATGAAAAAAAGACCTTGCAGCCCTTGATTAATTTTTATGCAAGCTGCCGTGAAGGAGACTCATGCACCGTTTACGATAAAACTACCAATATTACAATTTGCAAGATGGATATAAAATCCGGAAATATAACGGAAGGCCTTTTTGATTTTCAAGCCGATTTGCATAGGCGTATATACGATACATATCCCGATATTAACTTTATAGAGCAAAGCTCCATGCCTTCCGCTTTTTTTGTTTCAAAAAAAATGAACATAGATAACTGCATCCCCGCTTTTTTAGATGATTTTGCTCAGATTGCCGGAGAAAACATCTTTTTGTTTCCGTTTTTTGAAAGCCGGGCTGAAGAGATGAGCGGCGAAATTGTAGATGCCTTGAAAAACCGTTCTTGCGTGTTGATAAATGAAAGCGGAGCCCTCTGCTGTGTTTCCGATAAGGATGATATTCGGCCCTTAAACGAAATTTTAGAAAAAAATCTTTTGGCCTTCGTCCTTTCATGGAAATTTAAAAATTATTTTCCGATCAGCAGAAGAAGTGCACAAAGAATGAGAAGCGGTTACATCGGAGAGTATTCCAAAATGAGTTTACAAATTTAG
- a CDS encoding 16S rRNA pseudouridine(516) synthase: MKTRLDRILALSGLGSRNDVKKMIRKKNCCVDGVRIVSPSFILDTELNKITIDGEPLVLRTNVYLMFNKPQGCVTSTSDPVHKTVMDYIKAPFDKMKLFPIGRLDIDTEGLLIITDDGEITHKITSPKSGTVKTYYLELSRELSAEEFKNYCEEFENGIVLKNGYRCLPAKFERCENKTGSNRSGFLMHITEGKFHQVKKMCLSAGNELCYLRRIAVGSIVLDKSLKSGEYRELSACEIDSLRDYF, translated from the coding sequence TTGAAAACCCGTTTAGACAGAATATTGGCCCTAAGCGGCCTCGGCTCCAGAAACGATGTAAAAAAAATGATACGCAAAAAAAACTGCTGTGTGGACGGGGTGCGTATTGTTTCTCCTTCTTTTATTTTGGATACGGAGCTAAATAAAATAACCATAGACGGCGAACCTCTTGTGCTTAGAACAAATGTTTATCTTATGTTTAATAAACCGCAAGGCTGCGTAACCTCGACAAGCGATCCCGTGCATAAGACCGTAATGGATTATATAAAAGCTCCCTTTGACAAGATGAAGCTTTTTCCCATTGGACGGCTTGATATAGATACCGAAGGTCTTTTGATTATCACCGATGACGGGGAGATTACCCATAAGATTACTTCGCCCAAGTCGGGAACAGTCAAGACCTATTATTTGGAACTAAGCCGCGAACTCTCCGCCGAGGAATTTAAAAATTACTGCGAAGAATTTGAAAATGGAATTGTTCTAAAAAACGGCTACAGATGTCTTCCTGCAAAATTTGAAAGATGTGAAAACAAAACAGGTTCCAATAGAAGCGGATTTTTAATGCATATAACCGAGGGGAAATTTCATCAGGTAAAAAAAATGTGCTTGAGCGCAGGCAACGAACTTTGTTACCTGCGCCGCATTGCAGTCGGCTCAATCGTTTTGGATAAAAGCTTAAAAAGCGGGGAATACCGAGAGCTTTCCGCCTGCGAGATAGACTCACTGAGAGATTATTTTTGA
- a CDS encoding response regulator: MYSALEVANICGVVNQTAINWIRNGYLKAFNTPGGQYRVYYEDLLLFIKERGMKIPPELQDSLDDAHWNSIIIIDDDVVLNEAVASFFNKNLPNLTVYKSFDGFDAGTQLVKHKPGFVILDIDLPGVNGKEICKKIKTDPFFGQPYIIVITGLDDDTLEKQMKDLGADSFFRKPIDFNAILREINEVVS, translated from the coding sequence ATGTACTCCGCCCTTGAGGTTGCAAATATATGCGGAGTTGTAAATCAGACTGCCATTAACTGGATTAGAAACGGTTATTTAAAAGCTTTTAATACGCCGGGCGGACAATATAGGGTATATTATGAAGACTTGCTCCTCTTTATAAAAGAAAGAGGAATGAAGATTCCTCCTGAGTTGCAAGATTCGTTGGATGATGCTCATTGGAATTCCATCATAATTATAGATGATGACGTTGTTTTAAATGAGGCTGTCGCTTCATTTTTTAATAAAAACCTTCCTAATTTGACTGTATACAAGTCCTTCGACGGCTTTGATGCAGGGACCCAGCTTGTAAAACATAAACCCGGATTTGTTATTTTGGATATAGACCTTCCCGGAGTCAACGGTAAGGAAATATGCAAAAAAATAAAGACAGACCCCTTCTTCGGTCAGCCTTATATAATCGTTATAACCGGATTGGACGACGATACCTTAGAAAAGCAAATGAAAGATCTGGGGGCAGATTCCTTCTTTAGGAAGCCTATAGATTTCAATGCTATATTGAGAGAAATAAACGAGGTTGTAAGCTAG